One segment of Paenibacillus rhizovicinus DNA contains the following:
- the glcD gene encoding glycolate oxidase subunit GlcD encodes MLQDAIAGKLRAIVGAQWFKDDPESLITHSYDGTPMLQSLPDGVIYPANTDQVSSILKVLQAHRIPVVSRGSGTNLCGGTVPVQGGVVMVMHRMNQILEVDLENLTATVQPGLNTKAFITHVEGLGLFYPPDPSSMAISTIGGNIAECSGGLRGLKYGTTKDYVIGLEAVLANGEIIRTGGKLMKDVAGYDLTKLLVGSEGTLAVITEATLKLIPPPKTKMTMLAMYKDLYGAARTVSKIIENRIIPATLEFLDNPTIRVVDDFAKLGLPLDMDAILLIEQDGDAATVERDIARIADICRSENAERVSIAADEAEALKLLTARRSAFTALARLRPTTILEDATVPRSKIADMVLAINDIAKRHGVTICTFGHAGDGNLHPTATTDARDADEIHRVEEAFAEIFEAAIALGGTITGEHGVGLVKAPFLEWKVGAAGIEMMKAIKKSFDPDNILNPGKMFAKSARKRVVLSRG; translated from the coding sequence CTGCCGGACGGCGTTATCTATCCGGCCAATACGGATCAAGTTTCTTCGATTCTGAAAGTGCTGCAGGCGCATCGGATTCCCGTCGTGAGCCGCGGTTCCGGGACGAATCTGTGCGGAGGGACGGTGCCTGTTCAAGGCGGCGTCGTCATGGTCATGCACCGAATGAATCAGATACTCGAGGTGGATCTCGAGAACTTGACGGCGACCGTGCAGCCCGGATTGAATACGAAAGCGTTCATTACGCATGTTGAGGGGCTGGGCTTGTTCTACCCGCCGGACCCGAGCAGCATGGCGATCTCGACGATCGGCGGCAATATCGCGGAATGCTCGGGCGGCCTGCGCGGTTTGAAATACGGCACGACGAAGGATTACGTCATCGGCCTCGAAGCAGTGCTGGCGAACGGAGAAATCATCCGTACCGGCGGGAAGCTGATGAAGGACGTGGCGGGCTACGACCTTACGAAGCTGCTGGTCGGCTCGGAAGGCACGCTTGCCGTCATTACGGAAGCGACGCTTAAGCTCATCCCGCCGCCGAAGACGAAGATGACGATGCTGGCCATGTACAAGGATCTCTACGGCGCCGCGCGCACGGTGTCCAAAATCATCGAGAACCGCATCATTCCGGCGACGCTGGAATTTCTGGACAATCCGACGATCCGCGTCGTGGATGATTTCGCCAAGCTGGGCCTGCCGCTCGATATGGATGCGATTCTGTTGATCGAGCAGGACGGCGATGCCGCGACGGTGGAGCGCGACATTGCGCGCATCGCGGACATCTGCCGCAGCGAGAACGCGGAACGCGTTAGCATCGCGGCCGACGAAGCGGAAGCGCTGAAGCTGTTGACGGCGCGCCGCAGCGCGTTCACCGCGCTCGCGAGACTGCGGCCGACGACGATCTTGGAGGATGCCACGGTGCCTCGTTCCAAAATCGCCGATATGGTGCTCGCCATCAACGACATCGCCAAGCGCCACGGCGTGACGATCTGTACCTTCGGGCATGCCGGGGACGGCAACCTGCATCCGACCGCGACGACGGACGCCCGGGACGCGGACGAGATACATCGCGTGGAGGAAGCTTTCGCGGAGATTTTCGAAGCGGCGATCGCGCTTGGCGGCACGATTACCGGCGAGCATGGCGTCGGCCTCGTGAAGGCGCCTTTTCTGGAATGGAAGGTCGGCGCGGCGGGGATCGAAATGATGAAGGCGATCAAGAAGTCGTTCGATCCCGACAACATTCTGAATCCGGGCAAAATGTTCGCGAAATCCGCGCGCAAAAGGGTGGTGCTGAGCCGTGGCTAA
- a CDS encoding (Fe-S)-binding protein: MRCGFCLPACPTFRETGIEAESPRGRIALMKAVADGIMNPDEAFETQMNHCLGCRACEPACPADVKYGQLLEQARDSVEKHTTTHRWWVKIARKAAFEGMFPHQNRMRLLGGGLQLYQKTGLRKLLRGAGIMKLFPPHMREMEAILPDASYKGVVEQIGTHHAAKGEQVAAVGLFRGCIMDVLFTETNKHTVELLNEAGFDVIIPETQNCCGALHAHSGEQDGAKELAKRNIAAFKAAGVDWIVSNAGGCGALLVEYDHLLQDDPQWKQDAAWFAARTIDVSQLLVRHGRLQSAAQAAAAAGAGSVIGGGLQTAGGAGCGGSCGGGVNFASGETVRITYQDSCHLRNVMRSSEAPRKLMRSVANAEFVELAEADRCCGSAGIYNLTQPQMAGQILDHKMEHVKRTGAHYLLTSNPGCLLQMKNGIEKHGMSGQMQALHVVDFLHERMCGTAGRSGSPD, encoded by the coding sequence ATGCGCTGCGGCTTCTGCCTGCCGGCTTGTCCGACGTTCCGCGAGACCGGCATCGAAGCGGAATCGCCGCGGGGACGCATTGCCTTGATGAAGGCCGTCGCCGACGGGATCATGAACCCGGACGAGGCGTTCGAGACGCAGATGAATCACTGCCTCGGCTGCCGTGCCTGCGAGCCGGCTTGTCCCGCCGACGTGAAGTACGGACAGCTGCTCGAACAGGCGCGCGACTCCGTGGAGAAGCATACGACAACGCATCGCTGGTGGGTGAAGATCGCCCGCAAAGCCGCATTCGAGGGCATGTTTCCTCATCAGAACCGGATGCGGCTGCTGGGCGGCGGTCTGCAGCTGTACCAGAAGACAGGCCTGCGCAAGCTGTTGCGCGGCGCCGGAATCATGAAGCTGTTCCCGCCGCATATGCGGGAGATGGAAGCGATCCTGCCGGACGCGTCGTACAAGGGCGTCGTGGAGCAAATCGGGACGCATCATGCGGCAAAAGGCGAGCAGGTGGCCGCCGTCGGCTTGTTCAGGGGCTGCATCATGGATGTGCTGTTTACCGAAACGAACAAGCACACGGTCGAGCTGTTGAACGAAGCTGGCTTCGACGTCATCATTCCGGAGACGCAGAATTGCTGCGGCGCGCTGCATGCGCATAGCGGCGAGCAGGACGGCGCCAAAGAACTCGCGAAACGGAACATCGCGGCGTTCAAAGCGGCAGGCGTCGATTGGATCGTTTCCAATGCCGGCGGCTGCGGCGCGCTGCTTGTGGAGTATGACCATCTGCTGCAGGATGATCCGCAGTGGAAGCAGGATGCGGCTTGGTTCGCGGCAAGAACCATCGACGTGAGCCAGCTGCTCGTCCGGCATGGCCGGCTGCAGTCGGCGGCGCAGGCGGCGGCTGCTGCCGGAGCAGGCTCGGTGATCGGCGGCGGGCTGCAAACGGCGGGAGGCGCGGGCTGCGGCGGTTCATGCGGCGGCGGCGTAAACTTCGCGTCCGGCGAGACGGTCCGCATCACTTATCAGGACTCTTGCCATTTGCGCAACGTGATGCGCTCATCGGAGGCGCCGCGCAAGCTGATGCGCAGCGTCGCGAACGCCGAGTTCGTCGAGCTCGCGGAAGCGGATCGCTGCTGCGGCTCGGCGGGGATTTACAATCTGACGCAGCCGCAGATGGCGGGGCAGATTCTCGATCACAAGATGGAGCATGTGAAACGGACCGGCGCTCATTATTTGCTGACGAGCAACCCGGGCTGTCTGCTGCAAATGAAGAACGGCATCGAGAAGCACGGGATGAGCGGGCAGATGCAAGCGCTGCACGTGGTTGATTTTCTGCATGAGCGAATGTGCGGCACTGCCGGCCGTTCCGGTTCACCGGACTGA
- a CDS encoding sulfonate ABC transporter substrate-binding protein has protein sequence MKKRVPAYRKLSLLLIALLSMVTVLAACGSNDSNSASNSSNSASNSSKGASGSKEIRIGYQKYGTVNILKAKGTLDKRLEAEGYKITWTEFPGGPQLLEALNVGSIDIGHTGEAPPIFAQAADAPLVYLAHEPASPNSEGIIVPKDSKITSVADLKGKQVALNKGSNVHYLLVKALEKAGVDYNDIKTVFLPPGDARVAFENGTVDAWVIWDPFLAAAQTATGGKLLTDGKDLVSNIEYYIASRKFAEANGPVIEAFKEELNKIDEWSEANQKDVAALLSPQLGIDIPSLELAAGRRGYGLSPIDDSIIEAQQKIADTFLDLKLIPKAIQVKDATLK, from the coding sequence ATGAAGAAACGAGTACCAGCTTACCGGAAATTATCCTTGCTCCTCATTGCATTGCTCAGCATGGTTACGGTTCTGGCCGCCTGCGGCTCGAACGATTCCAATAGCGCATCGAATTCTTCCAATTCCGCTTCGAATTCCTCAAAGGGAGCTTCGGGCAGCAAAGAAATTCGCATTGGCTACCAGAAATACGGCACCGTCAATATTCTCAAAGCGAAAGGTACCTTGGATAAACGATTGGAAGCGGAAGGCTACAAAATTACGTGGACCGAATTCCCCGGAGGCCCGCAATTGCTGGAGGCGTTGAACGTCGGCAGCATCGACATCGGCCATACCGGAGAAGCCCCGCCGATCTTCGCCCAAGCGGCCGATGCTCCGCTCGTATACTTGGCTCATGAGCCCGCAAGCCCGAATAGCGAAGGCATTATCGTGCCGAAGGATTCGAAAATCACTTCCGTCGCCGATTTGAAGGGGAAACAGGTTGCGCTCAACAAAGGCTCGAACGTTCACTATTTGCTCGTTAAGGCGCTGGAGAAAGCGGGCGTTGATTATAACGATATCAAGACGGTCTTCCTGCCGCCGGGCGATGCCCGGGTAGCTTTCGAGAACGGCACCGTAGACGCGTGGGTCATTTGGGATCCGTTCCTGGCTGCCGCGCAAACCGCGACGGGCGGCAAGCTGCTGACCGACGGCAAGGATCTCGTATCGAACATCGAGTATTATATTGCTTCCCGCAAGTTTGCCGAGGCGAACGGCCCGGTCATCGAGGCGTTCAAGGAAGAGCTGAACAAGATCGACGAATGGTCCGAAGCCAATCAGAAGGATGTCGCGGCGCTTCTGTCCCCTCAGCTTGGAATCGATATTCCGTCGCTTGAGCTAGCGGCAGGGCGCAGAGGCTACGGCTTGTCGCCGATCGACGATTCCATTATCGAAGCCCAGCAGAAAATCGCCGATACGTTCCTGGACCTGAAGCTCATTCCGAAAGCCATTCAGGTGAAGGATGCGACTTTAAAATAG
- the ssuD gene encoding FMNH2-dependent alkanesulfonate monooxygenase — MEVFWFIPTHGDGRYLGSAEGARVVDAKYMQQIAQAADRLGYGGVLLPTGTSCEDAWVAASSLIPVTERLKFLVALRPGLMSPTLAARMSSTFDRLSNGRLLINVVTGGDPVELASEGVFLEHDERYDLTSEFLDIWRKELSGETVDYEGDHLRVKGGKVLYPPVQKPYPPLYFGGSSPAGQEVAADHIDVYLTWGEPPQEVAKKIDQVRRLAAERGREVRFGIRLHVIVRETSEEAWKEAARLISKVDDDAIAAARKVFARYDSEGQQRMSSLHGGDRSQLEIYPNLWAGVGLVRGGAGTALVGNPTEVAGLMHEYAALGIETFILSGYPHLEEAYHFADLVFPLLPLKGVQPAGGPSSTSPFGELIANAIKPAERAAAR; from the coding sequence ATGGAAGTATTCTGGTTTATTCCGACGCATGGCGATGGACGTTATCTTGGCAGCGCTGAAGGAGCGCGCGTTGTCGATGCAAAATATATGCAGCAAATTGCGCAAGCGGCAGACCGGCTTGGTTACGGCGGCGTCCTGCTGCCGACGGGGACTTCATGCGAGGACGCATGGGTCGCGGCTTCTTCGCTCATTCCGGTGACGGAACGCCTGAAGTTCCTGGTCGCGCTGCGGCCGGGGCTGATGTCGCCGACGTTAGCGGCCAGAATGTCGTCGACGTTCGACCGCCTCTCGAACGGGCGGCTGCTGATCAACGTCGTGACGGGCGGGGATCCGGTGGAGCTGGCAAGCGAAGGGGTCTTCCTCGAGCATGACGAGCGTTATGACCTGACCAGCGAGTTTCTGGATATTTGGCGCAAAGAGCTCAGCGGAGAAACGGTCGATTATGAAGGCGACCACCTGCGGGTCAAGGGGGGCAAGGTGCTGTATCCTCCCGTGCAGAAGCCGTATCCGCCGCTTTATTTCGGAGGATCGTCCCCGGCAGGCCAAGAGGTTGCCGCAGACCACATCGATGTCTACTTGACTTGGGGCGAGCCGCCGCAAGAGGTAGCCAAGAAGATCGACCAGGTTCGCCGATTGGCGGCCGAGCGGGGAAGAGAAGTGCGTTTCGGCATTCGTCTGCACGTCATCGTTCGCGAAACGTCCGAAGAAGCCTGGAAAGAAGCGGCCCGTCTGATCAGCAAAGTCGACGATGACGCGATCGCCGCAGCCCGGAAAGTGTTCGCGCGCTACGACTCGGAAGGCCAGCAGCGGATGTCGAGTCTGCATGGCGGGGACAGGAGCCAGCTGGAAATCTATCCGAACCTGTGGGCAGGCGTCGGTTTGGTCCGCGGCGGCGCAGGCACGGCCCTCGTAGGCAATCCAACCGAAGTGGCCGGACTCATGCACGAATATGCGGCGCTTGGTATCGAGACGTTTATTTTATCGGGATATCCGCATTTGGAAGAAGCTTATCATTTTGCCGACCTCGTCTTCCCGCTGCTTCCGCTCAAGGGCGTTCAGCCGGCTGGCGGTCCGTCCTCGACGAGTCCGTTCGGCGAGCTCATCGCCAATGCGATTAAACCGGCGGAGCGGGCAGCAGCCAGATAA
- a CDS encoding ABC transporter permease subunit — MRSPSSRNWKAGTLSIGLEWLIPVLIVALWQWMGSAGWISQRILPTPASVVEAGVKLVRNGDLFTYIGDSTRRALIGFVIGGGIGFVLAILNGLLPLAEKLTDSSIQMIRTIPHLSLIPLIIAWFGIGEEGKIFLVALGVSFPIYLNTLHGIRSVDSGLIEMGRTYGLRGFALFRTIIFPGALPSILVGLRFALGIMWITLIVSETISANSGIGFMAMNAREFFQMDVVVLSIVIYALLGKLSDWVAKLMERSWLQWHPHYRRGK; from the coding sequence ATGAGGAGTCCATCGTCACGTAACTGGAAAGCTGGAACGTTATCTATCGGACTCGAGTGGCTGATTCCGGTTCTGATCGTTGCCCTCTGGCAATGGATGGGCAGCGCGGGGTGGATTTCGCAGCGCATTCTGCCGACGCCCGCATCCGTCGTAGAAGCCGGGGTCAAACTGGTCCGCAATGGCGATTTGTTTACCTATATCGGGGACAGCACGAGGCGGGCGCTCATCGGGTTCGTGATCGGGGGAGGCATCGGGTTCGTGCTGGCGATCCTCAACGGCTTGCTGCCGCTGGCGGAGAAGCTGACCGATTCGTCGATCCAGATGATTCGCACGATTCCGCATCTCTCTCTCATCCCGCTGATCATTGCCTGGTTCGGCATCGGCGAAGAGGGAAAAATCTTTCTCGTCGCGCTCGGCGTGTCGTTCCCGATTTACTTAAACACGCTACATGGTATCCGGTCCGTCGACTCGGGCTTAATCGAGATGGGACGCACGTATGGATTGCGGGGGTTTGCGCTATTTCGTACGATTATATTTCCCGGCGCGCTTCCGTCCATCTTGGTCGGCCTGCGGTTTGCGCTCGGCATTATGTGGATTACGCTGATCGTATCGGAAACGATCTCCGCCAATAGCGGGATCGGCTTCATGGCGATGAATGCAAGGGAATTCTTCCAAATGGATGTCGTCGTACTCAGCATTGTCATCTATGCGTTGTTAGGCAAACTGTCGGATTGGGTAGCGAAGCTGATGGAGAGGAGTTGGCTGCAATGGCATCCGCACTATCGTCGAGGGAAATGA